In Williamwhitmania taraxaci, a genomic segment contains:
- the lpcA gene encoding D-sedoheptulose 7-phosphate isomerase, whose translation MNDPMLQVRQNFQEARDVLDLFMSESQSWESIEKAGNLMVEAIELGHKLISCGNGGSMSDAMHFAEELSGRFRGDRRALPAIAISDPSHITCSANDFGYEKVFSRFIEGLGRRGDVLFAISTSGNSGNVVEACKAAREQGMKIVALTGKNGGLLADLCDVEIRVPFFGFADRVQEVHIKIIHSLIHLIELKLNLSK comes from the coding sequence ATGAACGATCCAATGTTACAAGTTCGGCAGAACTTTCAGGAAGCGAGAGATGTACTCGATCTATTTATGTCCGAGTCCCAAAGTTGGGAGTCGATTGAGAAGGCAGGAAATTTAATGGTGGAGGCAATTGAGCTGGGACATAAGCTGATTTCCTGTGGAAATGGTGGCTCCATGAGCGATGCGATGCACTTTGCCGAAGAACTTTCCGGTCGTTTTCGTGGAGATAGGCGTGCTCTTCCAGCCATTGCCATTAGCGATCCTTCGCACATTACCTGCTCTGCCAATGATTTTGGCTATGAGAAGGTATTTTCCCGTTTTATCGAAGGCCTTGGCCGGCGCGGTGACGTGCTCTTTGCCATTAGCACGAGTGGAAATTCGGGCAATGTGGTTGAAGCCTGTAAGGCTGCTCGCGAACAGGGAATGAAGATCGTTGCCCTTACCGGGAAAAATGGTGGACTGCTCGCCGACCTTTGCGACGTGGAGATCCGCGTTCCATTTTTCGGGTTTGCCGATCGCGTGCAGGAGGTTCATATTAAGATTATTCACTCGCTTATCCATCTTATTGAACTGAAACTTAATTTGTCTAAATGA
- the mutL gene encoding DNA mismatch repair endonuclease MutL, with the protein MPDIIRLLPDSVANQIAAGEVIQRPASAIKELVENGVDAGATSITVVVKDGGKELIQVIDNGSGMSATDARMAFERHATSKIREANDLFAIHTLGFRGEALASVASVAEVELRTRTHNEEVGNLIRISGSNITAQEPISCPAGSNFIIKNLFFNIPARRKFLKSSAVELKHVVTEFERVALVYPAVEFALFHNETQLFSLPAGNLRQRISGLFGKPFNTQIIDIKTDTSIVNISGFIGKPENSKKTAGDQYFFVNGRYFRSPYFHKAVMSAYDQLLMPEAVPSYFIYFESDPAAIDVNIHPTKTEIKFEDERAIWQIVQATVRESLGKFAVRPSIDFNTEPSLEMPIHRPGMSFKLPQVDIDPNFNPFDTRPQSDGGSFRPSYQSYRKEDVPQGWEALYQGAVDRNMEEQSRFNQQETLFEKPSLEKSFFQVKGRYILTTVKSGLMVIDQKRAHERILYEYYLRSLNTGQKVSQKELFPQAIQLIPSDHLLLMQNEHELTQIGFEINDLGNHCVAISAKPGDLAEANTQDLVERLLEGLKENRGALLGSKAEILATSLAKAAAARYGQQLNGEEMQHIMDKLFACSQPGLSPDGKQTVFILTMDDLEKRFK; encoded by the coding sequence ATGCCAGATATCATAAGGCTTCTGCCCGACTCTGTGGCCAACCAGATTGCCGCAGGGGAAGTAATTCAACGCCCCGCCTCGGCCATCAAAGAGCTCGTGGAGAATGGGGTTGATGCAGGTGCCACCAGCATCACCGTTGTTGTTAAGGACGGAGGCAAAGAGTTAATACAGGTTATCGATAATGGTTCGGGGATGTCGGCTACTGATGCGCGCATGGCCTTTGAACGTCATGCTACCTCAAAAATCAGGGAGGCCAACGATCTATTTGCCATACACACCCTCGGTTTTAGAGGTGAGGCCTTGGCTTCCGTGGCTTCCGTGGCCGAGGTAGAACTCCGAACCCGCACGCACAACGAGGAGGTGGGCAATCTTATCCGTATCAGCGGCTCCAACATTACCGCCCAAGAACCCATCAGCTGCCCGGCTGGCTCTAATTTCATCATTAAAAACCTATTTTTCAACATCCCTGCACGGCGTAAATTTCTGAAGTCGAGTGCCGTTGAGTTGAAACATGTGGTAACCGAATTCGAACGCGTAGCGCTGGTATACCCTGCGGTAGAGTTCGCACTTTTCCACAATGAGACCCAACTCTTTTCCCTACCCGCAGGAAACCTTCGGCAACGTATTTCCGGCCTCTTTGGAAAGCCATTCAATACACAAATCATCGACATAAAGACCGACACCTCCATCGTGAATATATCGGGATTTATCGGAAAGCCTGAAAACTCAAAGAAAACAGCCGGCGATCAATATTTCTTTGTAAACGGTCGTTACTTCCGCAGCCCATACTTCCACAAGGCGGTGATGAGCGCCTACGACCAGCTGCTGATGCCCGAAGCGGTTCCCTCCTACTTCATCTATTTTGAGAGCGATCCGGCGGCCATCGACGTAAATATTCACCCTACCAAAACGGAAATCAAGTTTGAGGACGAGCGCGCCATTTGGCAAATTGTGCAAGCCACCGTACGCGAATCGTTGGGGAAATTTGCGGTAAGACCCTCCATCGATTTTAACACAGAACCTTCACTGGAGATGCCCATCCATAGACCAGGCATGAGTTTCAAACTCCCCCAAGTCGATATCGACCCCAACTTTAACCCTTTCGATACACGACCACAATCCGACGGAGGAAGTTTCCGGCCATCCTACCAATCGTATAGGAAAGAGGATGTACCGCAGGGATGGGAGGCACTTTATCAGGGTGCTGTAGATCGAAACATGGAGGAGCAATCGCGATTCAATCAACAAGAGACACTTTTCGAAAAGCCTAGTCTTGAAAAAAGTTTCTTTCAGGTTAAGGGCCGCTATATCCTCACCACCGTAAAATCGGGGTTGATGGTAATCGATCAAAAGCGAGCTCACGAACGCATTCTCTACGAATATTACCTCAGAAGCCTAAATACAGGACAAAAGGTTTCCCAAAAAGAACTCTTTCCTCAAGCCATCCAACTTATTCCATCGGATCACCTACTGCTCATGCAGAACGAGCACGAGTTAACACAAATTGGTTTTGAGATAAACGATTTAGGCAACCATTGCGTAGCCATAAGCGCAAAACCGGGCGATTTGGCCGAGGCCAATACCCAAGACTTAGTGGAACGATTGTTGGAAGGGCTAAAGGAAAACAGAGGCGCCCTTTTGGGCAGCAAAGCTGAAATTTTGGCTACATCACTGGCTAAGGCTGCCGCTGCCCGTTATGGACAACAACTCAATGGTGAAGAGATGCAGCACATAATGGACAAACTTTTTGCATGTAGCCAGCCCGGACTCAGCCCCGATGGCAAGCAAACCGTTTTCATACTTACGATGGACGATCTAGAGAAACGTTTCAAGTAA